The stretch of DNA GGAAATGACATCACGATATGCATGCACAAATGTATAAGGCAAATGTTGTACGACTATTGTTTTTTTACTTTTAGTTTCAGAAAAAAAATTAGCACCAACCGACCTCACCAAAATTCAGTGGATTACATTGATTTTGGTTTGCATTTCGGCCAAAGGGCAGAAATATTCATTTGAATTCAATTAAATATTTCAAAACATGTGAATGCCCGTGTACTACTGAAATTGCTGAAATATTTTGATCGAAATGTAAATATTTCAATGTCTACTGAAATTACCGAAATTCAGTGAATTTCATTGAAATCTCAGGGAGAGTGAAAACCACAGCCTACAACATAACAAGAGGGGAAAGGTTTCCACTTCTAGACATAAAAGGACTCTGTTGCCTAAATTGCAGGAGGGGGCAAAGCCGGGATAACTCAATCATGACCACCCGTTGCGAATCGATTGTCTGACATGTCTCTTACCATATTCAATCAAGATAGCTGCAGCTGTGCCTGTACTCGAGGCCTGCCCATGAAAACCCATCACGGGAAATCTCACCACTTCACACCGGAATCCCGAGTTCCTCAACAGCGACGCCGCGACGGCGACCGACTACAAACGCGGGGAGACGAGAGCCGGAGAAACAGACAAGGCGAAGAGACCCCGAACCGCCGACTCGGGAGCACACCAAAAACGGAGATGCGCCGCCAATAATTTAACAGTGCGCACCATCAAGAACACGATGCCTTTTTCCCCCATCCCACCCCTCGCTTCCTCCCCATTTCGCTTGTGTGTCGTTGACGAGATCTCGCGTCCATGTGCCCGGGGTTGTTTTCCTTTGACTTAATCCAACCAGGAAGAGGACTTCGAGCCGTGCGAAGCTAGTATATTGGCGGTCTGCTGGTTGCTCCCATCACTTGGTTTCCTCATCTTCTTGCCATTTCTCGTctgcttgcttcttcttcttctcgccccCCTCCCCTGTCCGTCCCGGAGCGTGCAAAGTCTGATCTGNNNNNNNNNNNNNNNNNNNNNNNNNNNNNNNNNNNNNNNNNNNNNNNNNNNNNNNNNNNNNNNNNNNNNNNNNNNNNNNNNNNNNNNNNNNNNNNNNNNNNNNNNNNNNNNNNNNNNNNNNNNNNNNNNNNNNNNNNNNNNNNNNNNNNNNNNNNNNNNNNNNNNNNNNNNNNNNNNNNNNNNNNNNNNNNNNNNNNNNNNNNNNNNNNNNNNNNNNNNNNNNNNNNNNNNNNNNNNNNNNNNNNNNNNNNNNNNNNNNNNNNNNNNNNNNNNNNNNNNNNNNNNNNNNNNNNNNNNNNNNNNNNNNNNNNNNNNNNNNNNNNNNNNNNNNNNNNNNNNNNNNNNNNNNNNNNNNNNNNNNNNNNNNNNNNNNNNNNNNNNNNNNNNNNNNNNNNNNNNNNNNNNNNNNNNNNNNNNNNNNNNNNNNNNNNNNNNNNNNNNNNNNNNNNNNNNNNNNNNNNNNNNNNNNNNNNNNNNNNCCTGGATTTGGAGACGGAGATTGGCACCTGGAAAGTGGCCGATGTGCCTGTCAGCCTTGTTGCTTTGCCGGGATTGGTAACGGGCGGGCGGGCGAGAAAGAATTGATGGGAGTTTGATTTGCCACTTTGATCTTGGGATTGGTTCTTGGGAGGCGGCGGTAGTTGGCCCGTTTCTTGGTTCTTTTGGGGCGGAGTTTGTTTGGGATCGGGAGAGGAGCAAGCCATTTCCGGGCGGTTCTCGTCGGGGGATTCGCGCGGCCTGAGGCAAGTTCCCCAGCGAAGATGAGGCTGACTGTGCGTGTGATCGGAGCGCGCAACCTGCGCGCCATGGATTTCAACGGGTTCAGCGACCCGTATGTGAAACTGCAGGTTGGGAAGCAGCGGTTCAAGACCAAGGTGGTCAAGATGAACCTGAACCCGGAGTGGGATCAGGAGTTCAGCTTCCTCGTCGCCGATGTCCGGGAGGTGCTCAAGTTAGATGTCTATGATGAAGACATGATCGGGACCGATGACTTCCTGGGCCAGGTGAGGGTGACACTGGAGGATCTTCTGGCCGCGGAGAACTTCTCGCTCGGTACGCGCTGGTACCAGCTTCTTCCCAAGACCAAGAGTGACAAGGCAATTAATTGTGGTAATTGTTTCGACTTCCAGTTTTTCTCTATTTGCTCATGGACGTTTGTAATGTTAAGTAatgtttttctttgtctttttgcaTATGGATTCAGTATTTGACTTCGTGAAATTACAGCATGTAGTCATTTATCTATTGCTAACTGTAAGATCTACAAGGGCATGAATTCTACTTACTATGTAATTGTGCGAAATATGCTGGGCACTTAGCTGTTTTTTTTGTTATTTCGTTGCATCCTGCAGGGGAGATTTGTCTTGCAATATCTTTAGAAACAGCTGGGGCCACACGATCATGGTCCGATGATCTTGCAACTGAACTAACTGGTACACAGAAAGAGGATTCATTGCAATCAAGTCAAAGCGCAGGATCATCATCAGCGGCATTAGCTTATGAAGAAAATGAAGCTTCTAAAGAAGATAATGTTAATGAGTATTTTTCTGATGGAACTGAAATCCCTGAAGATGACAAATGTGGCGAAGTGAGAGATCCAGAGGACAGGTTTAATGGGATTCCTACTGAAATTTCTAATGAAGCCGAAACTTCTAAAACAGAAAAGCTTGACAAGCCCTCGCTTGTTGATCGTGTCTATCAAATGTTTGCCAAGAAAAATGATGATATTTCGTCAACATCATTGACAAAGACCGAGGCTTTAGAAGAAGTTCAGCAAGCACCAGCAGTATTTGAGGCTCCTTTAAGCCAAAATAGTGACATTTCTTCAGAGATTACATTTGCTGAACTATTGAGATCTTTTGAATCGAGGCACGAAGAAGTCGAAATGCCTGTGAATTTACAAGGAATTCTTGTTAACCAGTCATATTTTACGTCACCTAGTGATTTGAATAACCTTCTCTTCTCACCAGATTCAGATTTTCGGCAAACATTGGTTCAGCTTCAGGGTTGTACTGATTTCAAAACTGAACCCTGGAGAATTGATAATGATGGGGAGTCCCTGAAGAGAGTGATAAGTTATACAACTGCACCATCCAAATTGGTTAAAGCTGTAAAGGCAACAGAGGAACAATCTTATTTGAAGGCTGATGGAAAAGAGTATTCAGTTTTATTAAGTGCTAGCACTCCTGATGTTCCTTGTGGTACTTATTTTCGGACAGAGGTTCTTTTCCGTATTATGCCAGGCCCTGAACTTGATTCTGAGCAACAGACTTCACATTTGGTAATTTCTTGGCGCATGAATTTTCTTCAGAGTACTATGATGAAAAGTATTATAGAAAATGGAGCAAGACAAGGCTTGGAGCAAAATTATTCACAGTTCTCTGATCTACTGTCAGAGAAGATCAAGCCTATTGATGTAGATGATGCTGGATCAGATAAGGAGCAGGTCTTAGCTTCATTGCAAGGGGGGCAGGAGTCTGATTGGAAGATAGCATTCCTATACTTCTGTAACTTTGGTGTCTTGTCCTCTCTTTTTGTTGCCTTGTACATTGGTGTTCATGTTTCACTAGTGAATTCAGGTGCAGTTCAGGGACTTGAGTTTCCTGGATTAGATTTGCCAGATTCTGTCAGTGAGATTGTCATGGGCGGGCTATTGTTTCTTCAGGTGCAACACATATTTAAGAAAATCATGTGTTTTTTTCAGGCAAGAGAACAAAAAGGTATTTTCCCCGTTTTTATCTTCTCATCATTTTGCATCTCCAGCAAGCATGTACCTGAACCTCTTTGGAAATACAAGATTCTCATTATTAACAAACCATGGCTATATCTAACATGTTACACACATTTTTTTGGATCTTTTATTTTTCTTGATGCAAAAGAAATATGGAACTTCTGACATTTTTTTCCTCAAGGAAACTTATGGGTAAATACCATAGTAATTTGACTATTTTTTATGTACACTATTGAATCTTGTAGACATGAATGTGATTATGCTAGGCTAATAGTTTCCCTCACGCAGTTGGTGATCATGGTGTGAAAGCACAAGGCGATGGATGGTTGCTAACTGTTGCCTTAATTGAGGGAACTAATTTGGCACCAGTCGATGctactggtttctctgatccttatGTGGTATTTACTTGCAATGGTAAAACCAAAACAAGCTCAATCAAGTTCCAAACACTTGAACCTCAGTGGAACGGTATGTGTTCTGTTGAAGAGTTTCTGATTTTTCTTCCGAAACATATCACTGAGGAAGATTAACTTGGGAACTCCTCATTTTAGTAGAAAAGATGGAGCCATGTGATATACCTGCATCTGGAAACTAAATAATTTTTCATAAATGTTGCAGATATCTTTGAGTTTGATGCCATGGATGATCCTCCATCAGTTATGAATGTGCATGTATATGATTTTGATGGACCATTTGACGAAGTTACCTCTCTTGGACATGCTGAAATCAACTTTGTGAAATCAAATCTGTCAGAGCTAGCGGATGTATGGATTCCTCTTCAAGGTAACTTGGCTAAGTCCAGGCAGTCTAAGTTACACCTAAGAATCTTCTTGAACAACTCAAAGGGCACTGGTATGGTCACTGAGTATCTGAGCAAAATGGAGAAAGAAGTTGGTAAGAAGGTGAGTGCTTTCCTTCCCATATTGCCGAAGCATACTGTTAATTTGTGATTTTCCCCTTGTCTGATCTGGGTTACTGCTGCCAGATGACGTTGCGGTCTCCTCGAACTAATACTGCATTCCAGGAGCTCTTCTCTCTGCCTGCAGAAGAATTTCTAATCAGCAGTTTTACCTGCTACTTGAAGCGGAAATTGCCTACACAGGTACTTCTCGAATTGCGACTTAACACTGTTTTGAACTTAGTTCACAAGTAGATTACTATAGTGTAGAGGAAGGCCAAACGGCATGACTTGAAGGGAAATTGAGGTTTTGGAAGGTGGAGTTGGAAGTGGAACATATATAGAGTATCATGGGGAGACTATATTGATTCTTTTTTGCTTGAGCGCACAACGTATATATAGGCCTGACACGACTGTCCCGTAAGGCCCTAAGGCTTGAACTTCTCTGATTCATATCTTACCCAGGAAGCACGAAACACATAAGCTTAACTTGCAGAGTTGCTAATTTTGAACTCCTTATTCAGTTACTCTCATAAATGCCTTTTGAAAAAAAAAAACTCTTAAAACGATGCTGGCCTGATATGTGATTCATTGGTTTGCATGCTGCTAACTTGTGCATGTGGGACCTTTTATCAACTATGAACATCTCAGATTGTCAAGTTCTAACATGTGGATTGAAAATAAAAGTTCAGATTATTTTCATGTTATTACATGTGCAATTTCAAATAGTACACGAATATCAAATAAATAGCTTGCTAAGGGTTCAGTCAATATTCATTTCAGGGCCATCTTTTCTTGTCTCCAAGAATAATTGGATTTTATTCAAGCATGTTTGGCCGGAAAACAAAGTTTTTCTTTCTATGGGAGGATATTGAGGACATACAGGCAATTCCCCCATCACTATCGACATGGAGTCCATCCCTTGCAATAACTCTTCACAGAGGTAGAGGCATGGATGCAAAGCATGGTACGAAGAGCGTAGAGAGTGGAAAGCTGAAGTTTTCTCTGCAATCTTTCGCATCATTTAGTGTGGCCAATAGGTAATCTCTACCTTCCTTAAATAATGAAGTGCTTTAGCTCCACTAACACCAAAATACTCAAAGGTTTACCTATAGCAACCGCCAGCCTAGACCATCAATACATATCTGCATTGATACACATAGCACCTTGGACTATTCGTATGACATTATTGTTCTTGTTATTTTACCCTTGCCCTTATTTTTTGGTGCTTTACAGGACAATAATGGCGTTATGGAAAGCAAGATCATTGAGCTCCGAGTCTAAAGTACAGATTGCTGAGGAACAATCTCAAAATAATACACTTCAGAGTGAGGACAGTGGGATTTTTGTTGGTGTTGACGATTCCAAGAGCCTTCAGATGAGTGAAGTTTTCTCGTCAACCATTTCTGCTAATGTAAGTTCAGTAAAATTTGCAGCTGCAATTTTTGGAACTGCTTATGATGAACTTTAATCGCCAGATGGTTAACTGAAGTATATGTGTCTTTTGCCAGATGAATTCACTTCTGGAGGTGTTCGAAGGAGGTTCATTGGAGATGAAAGTCATGGAGAAAGTTGGATGCCTCAAATACTCGGCTACACAATGGGAATCAGATAAACCCGACGAATATCAAAGACAAATTCATTACAAGTTTAGCAGGAAGTTGTCTCCTGTTGGAGGAGAAGTGACTGGGACCCAGCTGAAATCTCCTATGCCCAATAAGAAAGGGTGGATTATTGAAGAGGTGATGGAACTTCAAGGCGTCCTTCTTGGTGACTTCTTCACGGTATGTCGATATACTTGAAACTTCTGCTCACATCTCAGAAAAATAAAACCATGTGTTTACTAGTGAGCCAGTTTGACTTTAGAGTACACCTATCTAAATGGGATACCACTTCAAGAAACATCTGCCATTGAAAACTAGTTGCATCCCTCGCTTGCCATTTGTTTTTAAATTTTAAGTGGGTTATTGTACTAAAGttgcatcattttattttcttaaatTTTAAGTGGGTTTGTTGAAATCCCTGTatgagcctaccccaacttgtttgggactaaacgcTCTGTTGTTGTTGAAATCCCTGTATGGAGGATTTGTTTGATTCAAAAGGTTAGTACTAAACTACAGGCAGCTTTTAATAAAAAAAATATCATCTGCTGGTTCGAAAGACGAAACGGCTTCAGTGAATGATCCAACTTTAGTATTACTTTAAACAATGTGAGTATAGGTTTACCATGAGGTATATGTGACATGCATTGCATAATTTCGTGAGCAATCTTTATTAGCttgtccctttgtccattttcctgATTAAAGATGGAACCAGGCACGACATCTCTTCCATCCGGAGAAGAGAATTTGCAGAGGCCATACATACAAGCTAAAACAGCAGGATTGTACTAGAGATAAGAAACATNNNNNNNNNNNNNNNNNNNNNNNNNNNNNNNNNNNNNNNNNNNNNNNNNNNNNNNNNNNNNNNNNNNNNNNNNNNNNNNNNNNNNNNNNNNNNNNNNNNNNNNNNNNNNNNNNNNNNNNNNNNNNNNNNNNNNNNNNNNNNNNNNNNNNNNNNNNNNNNNNNNNNNNNNNNNNNNNNNNNNNNNNNNNNNNNNNNNNNNNNNNNNNNNNNNNNNNNNNNNNNNNNNNNNNNNNNNNNNNNNNNNNNNNNNNNNNNNNNNNNNNNNNNNNNNNNNNNNNNNNNNNNNNNNNNNNNNNNNNNNNNNNNNNNNNNNNNNNNNNNNNNNNNNNNNNNNNNNNNNNNNNNNNNNNNNNNNNNNNNNNNNNNNNNNNNNNNNNNNNNNNNNNNNNNNNNNNNNNNNNNNNNNNNNNNNNNNNNNNNNNNNNNNNNNNNNNNNNNNNNNNNNNNNNNNNNNNNNNNNNNNNNNNNNNNNNNNNNNNNNNNNNNNNNNNNNNNNNNACACCTTTGTCATCCTTCTTCCGTTGCAACAAGCACCCTCCATCTTAATGCAGCCAATTGCACCAAGTTCCTCCTTTGGATATTTCAAAGAAATCAGTTGTGTTCTTGCTAACTTTCTGAATAAAATCAGAATAATCACTGTAATGACCTGTTCACCTAACTTGCATGTGCAGCTTCATATAAAGTATCAAATCGAAGACCTTGCTCCTAAACAAAAGGCGTGCAGTGTCCAAGTCTATCTTGGAATTGAATGGTCAAAGACCACCAGGCATCAGAAGAGAATCGAGAAGAATGTTCTTTCCAGCTCATCTGCCCGCCTAAAGGAGATGTTCAGCCTTGCATCCAAACAACTCTCGAACACCAGATAGGATCATTCATCCGTGACAACCCATGTGCATAATACTGAATGACCAAAGATTTGCTGACCAGCGGTATGGTCCCCTGTACATACATTGCTTGATTGAAGGAACGCGCGGGCAGACTGATTCATTCGTTAGACTATTTTAGGGCGAGCTTTGCAGATTTTTCTGTAGCTGTGAGCAATTGTGGTGCAGCATTTTCTGAACTCAGGATACCAAATCCAATTTTTTGGTGTACTGTATCTGATCAAACATAGATCCAATCAGCACAGACAGCAGCAATTTGGACCAGACATATGATAGCAGCATCATACAACCAGTTATGATTTACACTGAAGCAATTTGGCCTGCAATTTGTTGATCTGTAGACAGTAGCGATTGTCTTGTATACATAGGATAGCAGTGTTGTTCTCTGTGCGTTGGAATTGGGCCGCTTCAACTCCCTGTTTCATTGATCACACACATGTCGATACAGAAGGAAAATAAAAAGTGATCCGGTGATAAATAATATTGGATTTTTATGACACTAGACGTACGGCCCAAAGTTTTTTATACATTTTTATATGACACTAGCCATATGACCATGCTTGCTCTCTAACTGACGGTTGTAATCTTCTGGCCAAACTATTGGTAACCCTTGGCCCTGATGCTGATTGTGGCACGCTCAGGTAATCCGCATGTGTGACCTTCCTACTCCCttcatctcataatataagagcgtttttgatatTAATGGTGTAAAAAACGCACTtatattatattatgggacgaacggAGTACCAAATAAACCATGTGCTGGAACCATTACAAGCTCAATTGGGTCCTCTCTCGGGAGTGGAATTCCTTCAGCTATATCTGAGCCAAAAATGCTAGACGCTCAATTGGGTCCTCTCGGGAGTGGAATTCCTTCAGCTATATCTGAGCCAAAAATGCTAGGCTTACGAAAGGTTTATTTATATATAAACCTACGTAATTACCTTTCCCACTAATCAAACCACCACCGTAACCCCCTTGACCCCGTAATCTCACGTAGGTGTAGCAAAGCTCTATCGGAGCACAGAAGCTCCTCCAACACAGCCGTGCCAGAAAGGTGCAAAAGTGGCAACGGACGCCACCATTTCTCCCAGGCCAAGGGCGCTCCACACCTCCGTTGCCCGGTCACATAGAAATGGCATATGTCCGCGGTCTTCTGGGTCAGGTTTTGCACAGAGGGCATCAAGATGATTTCCGCTGCTTATGTTTTGTTGGAGACTAGCCCCCATGGCTTTATTTATGCAAGACTTGGCCATGATGGTCCTATTTGTGAAAGACATTATGTAATGGATGTAAACTTTTAAACTATCAGTTGTGCGCAGTGACACACTAATTATGGAATCATTGTTGCATGTACGATCGGTGGCTTCGACCATATAGGGGGTCCCCCACAATAACCATCACTCTTTAATCAATTACTAAATAGTTGACAGAGCGTTGCAACTCGATATAAATATTCTGGTACATTAGCCCGAGATTACTTGCCCATATTAATGGGATTGTTAAAATCTGTCAATGATTTATCCATCTAAATAAAAATCACTTACTCAAGTAAAGGCTTATTGGTTTATCAATGAAATCACAATTTTTTTTGTACATAAAAGGTGGGGCTGCGTTGCAACACAGGCACGTGAAGATTGGACAGTAAAtattaaaaaacaaaaaattaaTTACAATAGTGACTTCTGTTGGGCCCGCTAAAGAAATTGAGGAGCCAATCAATAGGTGTGTTTGCTcagccgtctctctctctctctctctctctctctctctctctctctctccccccccccctcctataAATAAGTATATGGACACACACATACAAAATATCTGATTTTTCATTAGATGCTCTATGTATCTGGACTCTCTATGTAGTActacctctgtaaactaatatatcgTTTAAATCATAGAGGGAGTACTATACATAGATATAGAAATAGTGATTACTATGTCAATTAGAGATGGGAGGGATGAAATGGCCCTTTCCTGTAAAAAAAAGGATGAAATGGCccttggaaaaccaaaaagaacCCACACAGGGGCTCCCGGACCCGTTCGTCCATAAAGACACATGCACGCCGCCTAGACTACTCCAGTGCTCCTTCACCGGCTTGACTACAGTACTCCTGCTCCGCCCTTCCTAGCGTCGTTCACCCTCCACCCCTATGGTTCATCCACTGCCAGATCCCGTCCTATCTTGTCCTGTCTTCCCCGCAGTAAAACAATGGCCGAAAGGGGGGCGTGCTCCCAAGTACTCCCAAAATAGTGACCTAAAATATCTTataagtttacagagggagtactagataattgCCGTTGCAAGCCCATCAATTATTAGATTAGGACTCGACTTGCGGAAATGGAATTTCTCAGCATGAAGTCAAGTGAGTtcaggtgaacagtaaaatcaagaaaatctgatttttttttgtGACAAATATTGAAAAATGTTCTAAGATCTTGCAAAATTTCATTATGGAATCACATTCCTGGAAGGCATGGCAAAAAAATCGATACTGAAAATGCTACTTTCGGAAACATTTTGGAGCACTAATTTTTTTCTACGCTTTCACACATGTGATTCCATGATATAATTTTGCAATCCCTAGAACATTTGtcaccaattttttttattttactattcACCCAAGCTCATTTGAGTGCTGGCTGAGAAGGTGATTTTTCTCGGCTTGCTTACTATCCAAATCTAGTATAGGCTTATATACATGTAACCCTTGGCTTGTTAATCCATACGATTGTATTCTCTGTTATCTTCCATACATTATACCCTCTTCAATAACGAATCGGTTTCATTATTAGCTGATTTTAGATTTAACTCGTGCATTACAAGGATGCACTGCCTCTCTTAGTTTTAGTTTCAAGTATAAACAGTTGATAATCAAATGAATATTTTCATTTATTGTGAGACCTCCAACCCTTTTTATACAAAATTGTTATGACTTCATTTGCATATACATATCTAGTATCTGTTTTAATTAGATAGTAATGTTGCCTCTTGTTGCATTGCAGAGACGTCCTTGTTGTGGGCTCGTACTTCTACGGGCTGCAGGCTACCAGCATACTCTTCCATCTTACTCAACTTGATCGCCGTTGCCACCTTCATCATTGCCATAGTGCTACGGTACATGATCGGTTATTCATGATCCAATTAAAGATACACAAAAGTGGCCGCCTTTAACATATATGTATCTACATTCAGGGCTGAGAAGCTGGCACAAGCAAATTATCCAGGCAAGATGAAGCTGCTTGGCTCGCTGCTCTGCATTGGCGGGGCCATGATGGTGAGCCTGTTGAAAGGCCGGCCACTGCACCTGTGGCCCACCAACTTGATGGGATACTCCAACTCCCAGGCACCTACAGTCGACACTGCCTTCGCAAAATTGTCCAAGACTGGGGGCCAAGGCCCCCCTCCCTCCCCCGAACTACACTAAGCTCTACTAGTGCTACTCCTTATCATTATTAATTGTTGATGGCTAAAATATCAGGAAAGGCTTGTGAAGGTGTTCCTGTCAATCTACTGGATGACACGCTCATGTCCCTAGTAGGGAACATAAAATCCTTGGTGGTGGGTGTCTTCATCGTCCATGACAGAGCTGAATGGACGCTGATAACATACTTTTTACCATCAAATTTCTGATAATGCTCAGGGTGTATTGAACACTGGCCTTGCATTCCTGCTGATCTCGCCGGGTGATCCGCCGAAGCGGACCCATCTACCCTCCGATGTTCAACTCGCTTTCACTGGTCATGACCACGGTGTTGGAGTCGGTTCTACTTGACGCTGATATCTACCTTGGGAGGTGAGCAAATTAACTAATGTGGTCCCAGGCGATCTCTCTGTGCATGCGATTATGTATTCATGAATTTTAGCAAAGCCTATTTCTGTATGTGCGACGTGCTGGAACAGTGATAGTTGTGGTGGCATGTATGCATTCCTCTAGGGCAAAGGCTCGGAGCTCAAGCTCGCTGGGATGACATCGTTGGATGAAGAGGCTAGAAGGAACAGAAGGGTGAAGTAGGCATGTGTGTGATACTTTCTTAGGATGGATAATATACTACTTCATGTGTCCCAAATTATAAGACATTTTTGGTAGGCTAAATAGGCTAAAAACGTCTTACAATATGAGACGGAGATAGTAATTAATTGCCATAGTTTTCAGTTAACGGGTGCTTGATGCGTGGATTATTTTGATCGGAGCTTGATGCGTGACGTGCATGATGTGTGTGCGTGCTTTTGATCCATGACTGAGGTGTTTCGACGATGGTTGTTTAGAGATTGATTACTGGCTAGTAATTGTGTCCAGGACAGCAGATCTGCAGATGCATCTCCTCACTTCTATCATACGTACTTAATATAAACGAGTAAATTTATTTTTACCCTTAAGATTGACCTTTGTGATAGATATTACCCACTTTTAGGAATTTCTCAATTTATACCCCATTGACGCACTTTGGTGTTACATTTGACCCCCACTAATTTTTTCTTCATTTTTAGAACACACTACACTTATCCCAATAAGCACACACACGCA from Triticum dicoccoides isolate Atlit2015 ecotype Zavitan chromosome 6A, WEW_v2.0, whole genome shotgun sequence encodes:
- the LOC119317500 gene encoding C2 and GRAM domain-containing protein At1g03370-like, giving the protein MRLTVRVIGARNLRAMDFNGFSDPYVKLQVGKQRFKTKVVKMNLNPEWDQEFSFLVADVREVLKLDVYDEDMIGTDDFLGQVRVTLEDLLAAENFSLGTRWYQLLPKTKSDKAINCGEICLAISLETAGATRSWSDDLATELTGTQKEDSLQSSQSAGSSSAALAYEENEASKEDNVNEYFSDGTEIPEDDKCGEVRDPEDRFNGIPTEISNEAETSKTEKLDKPSLVDRVYQMFAKKNDDISSTSLTKTEALEEVQQAPAVFEAPLSQNSDISSEITFAELLRSFESRHEEVEMPVNLQGILVNQSYFTSPSDLNNLLFSPDSDFRQTLVQLQGCTDFKTEPWRIDNDGESLKRVISYTTAPSKLVKAVKATEEQSYLKADGKEYSVLLSASTPDVPCGTYFRTEVLFRIMPGPELDSEQQTSHLVISWRMNFLQSTMMKSIIENGARQGLEQNYSQFSDLLSEKIKPIDVDDAGSDKEQVLASLQGGQESDWKIAFLYFCNFGVLSSLFVALYIGVHVSLVNSGAVQGLEFPGLDLPDSVSEIVMGGLLFLQVQHIFKKIMCFFQAREQKVGDHGVKAQGDGWLLTVALIEGTNLAPVDATGFSDPYVVFTCNGKTKTSSIKFQTLEPQWNDIFEFDAMDDPPSVMNVHVYDFDGPFDEVTSLGHAEINFVKSNLSELADVWIPLQGNLAKSRQSKLHLRIFLNNSKGTGMVTEYLSKMEKEVGKKMTLRSPRTNTAFQELFSLPAEEFLISSFTCYLKRKLPTQGHLFLSPRIIGFYSSMFGRKTKFFFLWEDIEDIQAIPPSLSTWSPSLAITLHRGRGMDAKHGTKSVESGKLKFSLQSFASFSVANRTIMALWKARSLSSESKVQIAEEQSQNNTLQSEDSGIFVGVDDSKSLQMSEVFSSTISANMNSLLEVFEGGSLEMKVMEKVGCLKYSATQWESDKPDEYQRQIHYKFSRKLSPVGGEVTGTQLKSPMPNKKGWIIEEVMELQGVLLGDFFTLHIKYQIEDLAPKQKACSVQVYLGIEWSKTTRHQKRIEKNVLSSSSARLKEMFSLASKQLSNTR